The following DNA comes from Corallococcus silvisoli.
CCGCGCCAGCCTGCGCGCCGTGCCGGATGAGGGCCACGCGGTCCTCGAAGTCGCACCCGAAGCCTCCGAAGGCGAACTGGTCGTGGATGCTCACGCGCTCCAGCTTCACCCGGGCGCCCGCGCGCACGTTGCCGGTGCCCAGCCCCACCGCGAACCCCGGCCGCGAGCGCGCCGCCGTCACGGCCTCGCGCATGCCCGGATGCAGCCGGTACTCCCGGGCATCCACCTTGGGGACCTCCAGGCCCAGGTGGGCGACGTACGCATCGACGACGGCGCTGATGGCCGCCTCGGAGTCAGGCACGCCGATGAGCCCCAGGCCCTTGCGGACGATGGCCCGGTCCGTCATGCCGGACATGCTGAAGCCGTCGCACGCGTC
Coding sequences within:
- a CDS encoding HAD family hydrolase; amino-acid sequence: MRPTVLLFDIDGTLVTTGGAGRRAMGLAFEQLHQRRDACDGFSMSGMTDRAIVRKGLGLIGVPDSEAAISAVVDAYVAHLGLEVPKVDAREYRLHPGMREAVTAARSRPGFAVGLGTGNVRAGARVKLERVSIHDQFAFGGFGCDFEDRVALIRHGAQAGAAQLGQPLETCRVVIIGDTPKDVAAAKGIGAETIGVGTGNFTPQALLDAGAEWAFADFSVPEALEALLVGR